The Solanum lycopersicum chromosome 9, SLM_r2.1 genome window below encodes:
- the LOC138338122 gene encoding cellulose synthase-like protein G1 translates to MDGVGGTVCAGTGYYLKKEALYSTPINQDNMTTLFQKAQLEYKWESQLYQSEESLQEAEEKFGASRKFINSLNHQRNGRENVLCDEMIDEAKALASCTFEENTRWGKEIGYSYNSLLESSYTGYLLHSKGWKSVYLYPKRPCFLGCSTIDMKDALVQLMKWASGLVQVGLSKYSPFTYGLMSKMPLVQNMCYGYFMFSHFLSIPCFLYGIVPPLCFLSGTPLFPKVTSPWFALFTTIFLSSLSQHLYEVMSSGGNLRTWWNEQRIWIIKTVTACLFGCLDVLMKWLGVAKANFRLTNKAIDEEKLRKHEKGKFDFQGAKLFMVPLTFLVVFNVICFIFGMKRLVLERNFEEMFGQGFLSFYVLVLSYPILEGLVVSKKQK, encoded by the exons ATGGATGGAGTAGGAGGGACTGTTTGTGCAGGCACAGGCTATTATTTGAAGAAAGAAGCATTATATAGTACTCCAATTAACCAAGATAATATGACTACACTTTTTCAAAAAGCTCAATTAGAATACAAGTGGGAATCTCAATTGTATCAATCAG AGGAGTCACTTCAAGAGGCAGAAGAAAAGTTTGGTGCTTCTAGAAAGTTCATTAACTCTTTGAATCATCAAAGAAATGGAAGGGAAAATGTTCTATGTGATGAGATGATTGATGAAGCTAAAGCTCTTGCTTCTTGCACttttgaagaaaatacaagATGGGGTAAAGAA ATAGGGTACTCATACAATAGTTTACTAGAGAGCTCATACACAGGCTATCTCTTGCATTCTAAGGGGTGGAAATCAGTATATCTTTACCCAAAGAGGCCATGTTTTCTTGGTTGTAGCACCATTGATATGAAAGATGCTTTGGTCCAACTCATGAAGTGGGCTTCTGGGCTAGTACAAGTTGGACTTTCAAAATACAGCCCATTTACTTATGGGCTCATGTCAAAAATGCCTTTAGTCCAAAACATGTGTTATGGATACTTCATGTTCTCACATTTCCTCTCCATTCCTTGCTTCCTCTATGGCATTGTTCCACCTTTGTGCTTCTTGAGTGGCACTCCACTGTTTCCCAAG GTGACAAGCCCATGGTTTGCTTTATTCACAACCATATTCTTATCATCTCTATCTCAACATTTATATGAAGTCATGTCTAGTGGTGGCAACTTAAGAACATGGTGGAATGAACAAAGAATTTGGATAATAAAAACAGTCACAGCTTGCTTATTTGGATGCTTAGATGTTTTAATGAAGTGGTTAGGTGTTGCAAAGGCAAATTTCAGGTTAACAAACAAAGCTATAGATGAAGAGAAATTAAGGAAACATGAAAAGGGTAAATTTGATTTCCAAGGTGCTAAGTTATTTATGGTTCCTTTGACATTTTTAGTGGTGTTTAATGTGATATGTTTCATATTTGGAATGAAAAGATTGGTCTTAGAGAGGAACTTTGAGGAGATGTTTGGACAAGGTTtcctttctttttatgttttagttcTTAGTTATCCTATATTAGAGGGTTTAGTAGTATCAaagaaacaaaagtaa
- the LOC138338123 gene encoding 1-aminocyclopropane-1-carboxylate oxidase homolog isoform X1, which translates to MESPRVEESYDKMSELKAFDDTKAGVKGLVDSGITKVPQIFVLPPKDRAKKCETHFVFPVIDLQGIDEDPIKHKEIVDKVRDASEKWGFFQVVNHGIPTSVLDRTLQGTRQFFEQDNEVKKQYYTRDTAKKVVYTSNLDLYKSSVPAASWRDTIFCYMAPNPPSLQEFPTPCGESLIDFSKDVKKLGFTLLELLSEGLGLDRSYLKDYMDCFHLFCSCNYYPPCPQPELTMGTIQHTDIGFVTILLQDDMGGLQVLHQNHWVDVPPTPGSLVVNIGDFLQLLSNDKYLSVEHRAISNNVGSRMSITCFFGESPYQSSKLYGPITELLSEDNPPKYRATTVKDHTSYLHNRGLDGTSALSRYKI; encoded by the exons ATGGAAAGCCCTAGAGTTGAGGAGAGTTATGACAAAATGAGTGAATTAAAAGCGTTTGATGATACTAAGGCCGGTGTTAAAGGACTTGTTGATTCtggaattactaaagtacctcAAATATTCGTTCTACCGCCAAAAGACAGGGCTAAAAAATGTGAAACACATTTCGTTTTTCCAGTGATAGACCTTCAAGGTATCGATGAGGATCCGATTAAGCATAAGGAGATAGTGGACAAAGTTCGAGATGCATCGGAGAAATGGGGTTTTTTCCAAGTGGTTAATCATGGGATTCCAACATCCGTCTTGGACAGAACGTTGCAAGGAACACGACAGTTCTTTGAGCAAGATAACGAGGTTAAGAAACAGTATTACACTCGAGATACTGCGAAAAAAGTGGTTTATACTAGCAATCTTGATTTGTATAAATCTTCTGTTCCAGCTGCAAGTTGGAGAGACACGATTTTCTGTTACATGGCTCCGAATCCTCCCAGTCTACAAGAATTTCCAACTCCATGCGG GGAGTCATTAATAGACTTCTCCAAGGATGTGAAGAAACTGGGATTCACTTTACTTGAATTATTGTCTGAAGGTCTCGGTCTCGATCGTAGTTATCTCAAAGATTATATGGATTGTTTTCATCTTTTCTGTTCTTGCAACTActacccaccatgtcctcagcCAGAACTCACCATGGGCACCATTCAACATACCGATATTGGTTTTGTAACGATCCTTCTACAAGATGATATGGGAGGGCTCCAAGTTCTTCACCAGAATCATTGGGTTGATGTTCCTCCTACACCCGGTTCTCTAGTGGTGAATATTGGAGATTTTCTGCAG CTCTTGTCAAATGACAAGTACTTAAGTGTCGAGCACAGAGCAATCTCAAACAATGTTGGATCAAGAATGTCAATCACGTGCTTCTTCGGTGAAAGTCCATATCAATCTTCCAAGCTTTATGGACCGATAACTGAATTGTTATCAGAAGATAATCCTCCAAAATATCGCGCAACCACAGTGAAAGACCACACTAGTTACCTCCATAACAGAGGCCTAGATGGAACTTCTGCATTGTCCCGTTACAAGAtctaa
- the LOC138338123 gene encoding 1-aminocyclopropane-1-carboxylate oxidase homolog isoform X2, translating into MESPRVEESYDKMSELKAFDDTKAGVKGLVDSGITKVPQIFVLPPKDRAKKCETHFVFPVIDLQGIDEDPIKHKEIVDKVRDASEKWGFFQVVNHGIPTSVLDRTLQGTRQFFEQDNEVKKQYYTRDTAKKVVYTSNLDLYKSSVPAASWRDTIFCYMAPNPPSLQEFPTPCGESLIDFSKDVKKLGFTLLELLSEGLGLDRSYLKDYMDCFHLFCSCNYYPPCPQPELTMGTIQHTDIGFVTILLQDDMGGLQVLHQNHWVDVPPTPGSLVVNIGDFLQKIFFLIIFCSSCQMTST; encoded by the exons ATGGAAAGCCCTAGAGTTGAGGAGAGTTATGACAAAATGAGTGAATTAAAAGCGTTTGATGATACTAAGGCCGGTGTTAAAGGACTTGTTGATTCtggaattactaaagtacctcAAATATTCGTTCTACCGCCAAAAGACAGGGCTAAAAAATGTGAAACACATTTCGTTTTTCCAGTGATAGACCTTCAAGGTATCGATGAGGATCCGATTAAGCATAAGGAGATAGTGGACAAAGTTCGAGATGCATCGGAGAAATGGGGTTTTTTCCAAGTGGTTAATCATGGGATTCCAACATCCGTCTTGGACAGAACGTTGCAAGGAACACGACAGTTCTTTGAGCAAGATAACGAGGTTAAGAAACAGTATTACACTCGAGATACTGCGAAAAAAGTGGTTTATACTAGCAATCTTGATTTGTATAAATCTTCTGTTCCAGCTGCAAGTTGGAGAGACACGATTTTCTGTTACATGGCTCCGAATCCTCCCAGTCTACAAGAATTTCCAACTCCATGCGG GGAGTCATTAATAGACTTCTCCAAGGATGTGAAGAAACTGGGATTCACTTTACTTGAATTATTGTCTGAAGGTCTCGGTCTCGATCGTAGTTATCTCAAAGATTATATGGATTGTTTTCATCTTTTCTGTTCTTGCAACTActacccaccatgtcctcagcCAGAACTCACCATGGGCACCATTCAACATACCGATATTGGTTTTGTAACGATCCTTCTACAAGATGATATGGGAGGGCTCCAAGTTCTTCACCAGAATCATTGGGTTGATGTTCCTCCTACACCCGGTTCTCTAGTGGTGAATATTGGAGATTTTCTGCAG aaaatcttttttttaattattttttgcagCTCTTGTCAAATGACAAGTACTTAA